One window of Vespula pensylvanica isolate Volc-1 chromosome 13, ASM1446617v1, whole genome shotgun sequence genomic DNA carries:
- the LOC122633876 gene encoding uncharacterized protein LOC122633876 isoform X1, with translation MEVENTAKRDDVQRLTDDSEKVTEENKESNIENIDRESSSYFISTENVEEKLPDVETRKSCTNSTLSEQTEKENLTLNDNSDKRNSDKEHSGNFSSLDNKDYDEECKTDSTEKKIEDASNIQTPQPPLVFTIDFGNNKEVDKVKYQNLFERYNARHRRNLSTSKVEVSGKKGSALMSPNLVQKQKIPSTHSEGYFSSEDDTKRKTDSLTEKLKQLSTKCIHRTHSLSKKSDIDFKLRDAPNKQELMTRSCDEHTGDAKLSRQNLSLELDYASKSNMKTYWTSQKSATINDLSHVEACNYDDDSNEKSYTKNIEYIASDNTYDDENYFEASMNSYSQKTSNINYTLNDYNFENPIPKDINLSSSVSCTMDLNISNIEEDTNLDVFNVSNIDVGSDGAVSEAGTYTIHKDYTDEEKARMDIDKVFSVGVLTEEENNESYVHSFKMSISRDNNTWISEWATQVAEHNSLPPAIGGPTGRTPPLSPSKIPSPIHSKSPRMARYRHEPSDNSMDTESYLRIKERIDLISNQHSLIDSGGESDEDTSNSYNTPPHSSQRTPVHNSLARRSSLSESLFRRINTNDNRRSVRKYYNSDKSKTEDGGTELLKSPSRTLASLYLGRRSSSLDRKDYTSDTTESNTSRKNSMKYSTKDDAKHTNSPVLNRLRPSTPKLTNSPIASRKTSSMKIINSPMLERAKHLTKSMPQAKNIGYFTCVENSPYMLRKSNSATNYHEGSSIHNKEISVSSGIPRNCLELQRQLNIQRSSSNASIGNIKSQAILSRHSSFNSSDVDRISTRNKFLVASDSSSETGEQQSKSPIHPISSGIKFNRAFSIRRARLNCESDTTPNTTPEERRRKAQTDVKATTSINKQQSYQRGRTSSVSAFNKDALKASEPSKSRTPSISRNDACRVCIRAPKSSYHASTGQRSAQKSNKETKNSGRSNSTLTSKEVEFQNWKRRKSYDPMKAAAEGRKKLVDGSKKHHSTEDSSGNHDNSVLRSASFHGTGGTLSLANEWSDNELNYSQDENQAPPPCSLQLESDSDLETSSYLQTTQNVVSAMSARMTGYHPSLADSDNESDDDTSQSLHQNTSKVTHQPSDTETSDEQHVTQPPISNTKYNRAFSLRRARLEPQPTKSMNSSMNKPKVAQETRAKLEHNTSINRTDSGRFSMRANRISSAGLKGKPKETKKPVTPNAREVEMQNWKRRKSYDPMKAALEGRKKASLSKKCTNSNLSPSHVARSQSFHGSVGLGSGDWSDEELAISADEAPLY, from the exons ATGGAAGTGGAGAACACAGCCAAACGGGACGATGTTCAACGTTTAACAGATGATTCCGAAAAAGTTactgaagaaaataaagagagtaATATCGAGAATATCGATAGAGAATCATCatcgtattttatatcaactgaaaatgtagaagaaaaattacctGACGTGGAAACTCGTAAGTCCTGTACAAATTCCACGTTAAGCgaacaaacagaaaaagagaatctcACATTGAATGATAATTCAGATAAGAGAAATAGTGACAAGGAACATTCAGGAAATTTTTCCTCCTTAGATAATAAAGATTACGATGAGGAATGTAAGACTGATTCGacggaaaagaagatagaagatgcTAGTAATATTCAAACGCCTCAACCTCCATTAGTATTTACAATTGACTTTGGTAACAACAAAGAAGTTGACAAAGTCAAATATCAGAATCTATTTGAGAGATACAATGCAAGACATAGACGAAATCTTTCTACATCTAAG gtAGAAGTAAGtgggaaaaaaggaagtgcGTTAATGTCTCCTAACTTGGTACAAAAGCAAAAGATTCCTAGTACCCACTCTGAAGGTTATTTCAGCAGCGAAGATGATACAAAACGCAAGACCGATTCATTGACAGAAAAGTTAAAACAactaa GTACAAAATGCATTCATAGAACGCATTCTCTTTCAAAGAAATCAGATATTGATTTCAAATTACGTGATGCACCAAATAAACAAGAATTAATGACAAGGTCTTGTGATGAACATACAGGAGATGCGAAATTATCGCGGCAAAATCTTTCATTGGAACTTGATTATGCGTCAAAGTCTAACATGAAAACATATTGGACATCTCAAAAATCTGCAACTATCAATGATTTAAGTCATGTTGAAGCATGTAACTATGATGATGActcaaatgaaaaatcatatacaaagaatatagaatatattgcCAGTGACAATACATAcgacgatgaaaattattttgaagcATCTATGAATAGCTATTCCCAGAAAAcgtcaaatattaattatactttaaacgattataattttgaaaatccaATTCCAAAAGATATCAATTTGTCTAGCAGTGTTAGTTGTACCATGGATTTAAATATTAGCAACATAGAAGAAGATACAAATTTAGATGTATTTAATGTGAGTAACATTGATGTCGGTTCTGATGGAGCAGTAAGTGAGGCTGGAACATACACCATTCATAAAGATTATACagatgaagaaaaagcaagGATGGATATCGATAAAGTTTTCAGTGTCGGCGTTTtaacggaagaagaaaataatgaatcttATGTTCATAGTTTTAAG ATGAGTATTTCACGGGATAATAATACATGGATATCAGAGTGGGCTACTCAAGTTGCAGAACATAATTCTTTACCACCAGCAATTGGCGGTCCTACTGGTCGTACTCCTCCTTTAAGTCCATCAAAGATACCATCTCCAATCCATTCTAAAAGTCCAAGAATGGCACGTTATCgacat GAACCAAGCGATAACAGTATGGACACAGAATCATATCTACggataaaggaaagaatagaTTTAATATCGAACCAACATAGCTTAATTGATTCAGGTGGTGAATCTGATGAGGACACAAGCAATAGTTATAATACACCACCACATAGCTCGCAACGAACACCAGTACATAATTCTCTAGCAAGGCGTAGTAGTCTGTCTGAATCTTTATTCAGAAGAATTAATACCAATGATAATCGAAGAAGTgttcgtaaatattataattcagaTAAATCAAAGACTGAAGATGGTGGTACAGAGTTATTAAAGAGTCCGTCCCGAACTTTAGCATCTCTTTATTTGGGAAGGAGAAGTAGTTCCTTGGACAG AAAAGATTACACTTCCGATACTACAGAATCAAACACGTCCAGAAAAAATAGTATGAAATATTCTACCAAGGATGATGCCAAACATACCAATAGTCCTGTTTTAAATCGCCTAAGGCCGTCTACACCAAAATTAACAAACAGTCCTATTGCATCTCGTAAAACATcatcaatgaaaattattaattcgccTATGTTAGAAAGAGCTAAACATTTGACAAAATCTATGCCACAAGCAAAAAATATAGGATATTTTACTTGCGTTGAAAATAG TCCATATATgttaagaaaatcaaatagCGCTACAAATTATCACGAAGGAAGTTCTAttcataataaagaaatttctgtAAGTTCTGGGATACCACGAAATTGTCTTGAATTGCAACGgcaattaaatatacaaagatCATCAAGTAATGCTAGtattggaaatataaaatctcaGGCCATACTATCTCGACATAGTAGCTTTAATAGTAGTGATGTGGATAGAATTTCTACTAGGAATAAATTCCTTGTTGCTTCCGATAGTAGCAGTGAAACTGGAGAACAACAATCAAAATCTCCTATACATCCTATTTCTTCTGGGATTAAATTCAATAGAGCATTTAGCATAAGAAGAGCAAG attaaatTGTGAATCTGATACAACACCAAATACGACGCCAGAAGAAAGACGTCGAAAAGCTCAGACTGATGTTAAGGCTACAAcatcaataaataaacagcAAAGTTATCAACGTGGGAGAACAAGTAGTGTTAGTGCTTTCAATAAAGATGCATTAAAAGCATCAGAACCCTCAAAATCCAGAACACCGTCTATTTCCAGGAATGATGCTTGCAGAGTATGCATAAGAGCACCAAAAAGTTCTTAC CATGCTTCTACTGGACAAAGAAGTGCACAGAAATCTAACAAAGAAACTAAAAACTCTGGTAGAAGTAATTCAACGCTTACATCAAAAGAGGTAGAGTTTCAaaattggaaaagaagaaaaagttatgATCCGATGAAAGCAGCTgcagaaggaagaaaaaagcttGTTGATGGTTCGAAAAAACATCACAGTACTGAAGATAGCTCTGGaaa tCATGATAATTCTGTGTTACGCTCAGCTAGTTTTCATGGAACCGGTGGTACTCTTTCATTAGCAAATGAGTGGTCtgataatgaattaaattacTCTCAAGATGAAAATCAAGCACCTCCTCCGTGTAGCCTACAATTG GAAAGCGATAGCGATCTAGAAACCTCATCATATTTACAAACAACTCAAAATGTTGTCTCAGCAATGTCAGCACGTATGACAGGATATCATCCATCATTAGCAGATTCTGACAATGAAAGTGATGATGATACCAGTCAAAGTTTACATCAAAACACGTCAAAAGTAACCCATCAACCTAGTGACACAGAAACAAGTGATGAACAACATGTTACACAACCCCCAATTTCTAATACTAAATATAATAGAGCATttag TTTACGTAGGGCAAGACTAGAACCACAACCAACAAAATCAATGAATTCAAGTATGAATAAACCCAAAGTTGCACAGGAAACACGTGCGAAGTTAGAACATAACACTAGTATAAATAGAACTGATTCAGGACGTTTCAGCATGCGAGCTAATAGAATCTCAAGTGCT ggCCTTAAAGGTAAGccaaaggaaacaaagaaaccTGTTACACCAAATGCAAGAGAAGTAGAAATGCAAAATTGGAAACGTCGTAAGAGTTATGATCCCATGAAAGCAGCACTagaaggacgaaagaaagCTAGTTTATCAAAGAAATGTACTAATTCAAATCTCTCACCAAG ccATGTAGCTAGATCACAAAGTTTCCATGGTTCAGTGGGTCTAGGCAGTGGAGACTGGAGTGATGAAGAATTAGCTATATCTGCAGATGAAGCTCCTCTTTACTAA
- the LOC122633876 gene encoding uncharacterized protein LOC122633876 isoform X3, translating into MEVENTAKRDDVQRLTDDSEKVTEENKESNIENIDRESSSYFISTENVEEKLPDVETRKSCTNSTLSEQTEKENLTLNDNSDKRNSDKEHSGNFSSLDNKDYDEECKTDSTEKKIEDASNIQTPQPPLVFTIDFGNNKEVDKVKYQNLFERYNARHRRNLSTSKVEVSGKKGSALMSPNLVQKQKIPSTHSEGYFSSEDDTKRKTDSLTEKLKQLSTKCIHRTHSLSKKSDIDFKLRDAPNKQELMTRSCDEHTGDAKLSRQNLSLELDYASKSNMKTYWTSQKSATINDLSHVEACNYDDDSNEKSYTKNIEYIASDNTYDDENYFEASMNSYSQKTSNINYTLNDYNFENPIPKDINLSSSVSCTMDLNISNIEEDTNLDVFNVSNIDVGSDGAVSEAGTYTIHKDYTDEEKARMDIDKVFSVGVLTEEENNESYVHSFKMSISRDNNTWISEWATQVAEHNSLPPAIGGPTGRTPPLSPSKIPSPIHSKSPRMARYRHEPSDNSMDTESYLRIKERIDLISNQHSLIDSGGESDEDTSNSYNTPPHSSQRTPVHNSLARRSSLSESLFRRINTNDNRRSVRKYYNSDKSKTEDGGTELLKSPSRTLASLYLGRRSSSLDRKDYTSDTTESNTSRKNSMKYSTKDDAKHTNSPVLNRLRPSTPKLTNSPIASRKTSSMKIINSPMLERAKHLTKSMPQAKNIGYFTCVENSPYMLRKSNSATNYHEGSSIHNKEISVSSGIPRNCLELQRQLNIQRSSSNASIGNIKSQAILSRHSSFNSSDVDRISTRNKFLVASDSSSETGEQQSKSPIHPISSGIKFNRAFSIRRARLNCESDTTPNTTPEERRRKAQTDVKATTSINKQQSYQRGRTSSVSAFNKDALKASEPSKSRTPSISRNDACRVCIRAPKSSYHASTGQRSAQKSNKETKNSGRSNSTLTSKEVEFQNWKRRKSYDPMKAAAEGRKKLVDGSKKHHSTEDSSGNHDNSVLRSASFHGTGGTLSLANEWSDNELNYSQDENQAPPPCSLQLESDSDLETSSYLQTTQNVVSAMSARMTGYHPSLADSDNESDDDTSQSLHQNTSKVTHQPSDTETSDEQHVTQPPISNTKYNRAFSLRRARLEPQPTKSMNSSMNKPKVAQETRAKLEHNTSINRTDSGRFSMRANRISSAGLKGKPKETKKPVTPNAREVEMQNWKRRKSYDPMKAALEGRKKASLSKKCTNSNLSPRTDSDR; encoded by the exons ATGGAAGTGGAGAACACAGCCAAACGGGACGATGTTCAACGTTTAACAGATGATTCCGAAAAAGTTactgaagaaaataaagagagtaATATCGAGAATATCGATAGAGAATCATCatcgtattttatatcaactgaaaatgtagaagaaaaattacctGACGTGGAAACTCGTAAGTCCTGTACAAATTCCACGTTAAGCgaacaaacagaaaaagagaatctcACATTGAATGATAATTCAGATAAGAGAAATAGTGACAAGGAACATTCAGGAAATTTTTCCTCCTTAGATAATAAAGATTACGATGAGGAATGTAAGACTGATTCGacggaaaagaagatagaagatgcTAGTAATATTCAAACGCCTCAACCTCCATTAGTATTTACAATTGACTTTGGTAACAACAAAGAAGTTGACAAAGTCAAATATCAGAATCTATTTGAGAGATACAATGCAAGACATAGACGAAATCTTTCTACATCTAAG gtAGAAGTAAGtgggaaaaaaggaagtgcGTTAATGTCTCCTAACTTGGTACAAAAGCAAAAGATTCCTAGTACCCACTCTGAAGGTTATTTCAGCAGCGAAGATGATACAAAACGCAAGACCGATTCATTGACAGAAAAGTTAAAACAactaa GTACAAAATGCATTCATAGAACGCATTCTCTTTCAAAGAAATCAGATATTGATTTCAAATTACGTGATGCACCAAATAAACAAGAATTAATGACAAGGTCTTGTGATGAACATACAGGAGATGCGAAATTATCGCGGCAAAATCTTTCATTGGAACTTGATTATGCGTCAAAGTCTAACATGAAAACATATTGGACATCTCAAAAATCTGCAACTATCAATGATTTAAGTCATGTTGAAGCATGTAACTATGATGATGActcaaatgaaaaatcatatacaaagaatatagaatatattgcCAGTGACAATACATAcgacgatgaaaattattttgaagcATCTATGAATAGCTATTCCCAGAAAAcgtcaaatattaattatactttaaacgattataattttgaaaatccaATTCCAAAAGATATCAATTTGTCTAGCAGTGTTAGTTGTACCATGGATTTAAATATTAGCAACATAGAAGAAGATACAAATTTAGATGTATTTAATGTGAGTAACATTGATGTCGGTTCTGATGGAGCAGTAAGTGAGGCTGGAACATACACCATTCATAAAGATTATACagatgaagaaaaagcaagGATGGATATCGATAAAGTTTTCAGTGTCGGCGTTTtaacggaagaagaaaataatgaatcttATGTTCATAGTTTTAAG ATGAGTATTTCACGGGATAATAATACATGGATATCAGAGTGGGCTACTCAAGTTGCAGAACATAATTCTTTACCACCAGCAATTGGCGGTCCTACTGGTCGTACTCCTCCTTTAAGTCCATCAAAGATACCATCTCCAATCCATTCTAAAAGTCCAAGAATGGCACGTTATCgacat GAACCAAGCGATAACAGTATGGACACAGAATCATATCTACggataaaggaaagaatagaTTTAATATCGAACCAACATAGCTTAATTGATTCAGGTGGTGAATCTGATGAGGACACAAGCAATAGTTATAATACACCACCACATAGCTCGCAACGAACACCAGTACATAATTCTCTAGCAAGGCGTAGTAGTCTGTCTGAATCTTTATTCAGAAGAATTAATACCAATGATAATCGAAGAAGTgttcgtaaatattataattcagaTAAATCAAAGACTGAAGATGGTGGTACAGAGTTATTAAAGAGTCCGTCCCGAACTTTAGCATCTCTTTATTTGGGAAGGAGAAGTAGTTCCTTGGACAG AAAAGATTACACTTCCGATACTACAGAATCAAACACGTCCAGAAAAAATAGTATGAAATATTCTACCAAGGATGATGCCAAACATACCAATAGTCCTGTTTTAAATCGCCTAAGGCCGTCTACACCAAAATTAACAAACAGTCCTATTGCATCTCGTAAAACATcatcaatgaaaattattaattcgccTATGTTAGAAAGAGCTAAACATTTGACAAAATCTATGCCACAAGCAAAAAATATAGGATATTTTACTTGCGTTGAAAATAG TCCATATATgttaagaaaatcaaatagCGCTACAAATTATCACGAAGGAAGTTCTAttcataataaagaaatttctgtAAGTTCTGGGATACCACGAAATTGTCTTGAATTGCAACGgcaattaaatatacaaagatCATCAAGTAATGCTAGtattggaaatataaaatctcaGGCCATACTATCTCGACATAGTAGCTTTAATAGTAGTGATGTGGATAGAATTTCTACTAGGAATAAATTCCTTGTTGCTTCCGATAGTAGCAGTGAAACTGGAGAACAACAATCAAAATCTCCTATACATCCTATTTCTTCTGGGATTAAATTCAATAGAGCATTTAGCATAAGAAGAGCAAG attaaatTGTGAATCTGATACAACACCAAATACGACGCCAGAAGAAAGACGTCGAAAAGCTCAGACTGATGTTAAGGCTACAAcatcaataaataaacagcAAAGTTATCAACGTGGGAGAACAAGTAGTGTTAGTGCTTTCAATAAAGATGCATTAAAAGCATCAGAACCCTCAAAATCCAGAACACCGTCTATTTCCAGGAATGATGCTTGCAGAGTATGCATAAGAGCACCAAAAAGTTCTTAC CATGCTTCTACTGGACAAAGAAGTGCACAGAAATCTAACAAAGAAACTAAAAACTCTGGTAGAAGTAATTCAACGCTTACATCAAAAGAGGTAGAGTTTCAaaattggaaaagaagaaaaagttatgATCCGATGAAAGCAGCTgcagaaggaagaaaaaagcttGTTGATGGTTCGAAAAAACATCACAGTACTGAAGATAGCTCTGGaaa tCATGATAATTCTGTGTTACGCTCAGCTAGTTTTCATGGAACCGGTGGTACTCTTTCATTAGCAAATGAGTGGTCtgataatgaattaaattacTCTCAAGATGAAAATCAAGCACCTCCTCCGTGTAGCCTACAATTG GAAAGCGATAGCGATCTAGAAACCTCATCATATTTACAAACAACTCAAAATGTTGTCTCAGCAATGTCAGCACGTATGACAGGATATCATCCATCATTAGCAGATTCTGACAATGAAAGTGATGATGATACCAGTCAAAGTTTACATCAAAACACGTCAAAAGTAACCCATCAACCTAGTGACACAGAAACAAGTGATGAACAACATGTTACACAACCCCCAATTTCTAATACTAAATATAATAGAGCATttag TTTACGTAGGGCAAGACTAGAACCACAACCAACAAAATCAATGAATTCAAGTATGAATAAACCCAAAGTTGCACAGGAAACACGTGCGAAGTTAGAACATAACACTAGTATAAATAGAACTGATTCAGGACGTTTCAGCATGCGAGCTAATAGAATCTCAAGTGCT ggCCTTAAAGGTAAGccaaaggaaacaaagaaaccTGTTACACCAAATGCAAGAGAAGTAGAAATGCAAAATTGGAAACGTCGTAAGAGTTATGATCCCATGAAAGCAGCACTagaaggacgaaagaaagCTAGTTTATCAAAGAAATGTACTAATTCAAATCTCTCACCAAG GACTGATAGCGATCGATAA